TGAGGAGGCCGTGGAGCCGGGCCGCTTCGCCGAGCATGTGCCACCCGCGCTGATGATGTTGCATCCCCCGTCGGAGACCAATCCGTCGCTGCCCGAATGCGTCGGTGCGGCATCGGGATGTGTACTGCTGCCGGGTATTCCACATCTCGGACTGGCGCATCGGGCGGCTTGGGTGGAGGCCGAACTCGACGGCACGGTCACCTCGATGGTGAGCCGGGTCGGCGTGGATCCGATCTCCGATCCCGATACCGCTGTGCTGGCGATGCTGCTCGCCGCCTGACGGATCCGAGCCCGAAGACGGCGGCGCGGCGCATCACCCACGGATGTCCGAACGGCGGGCGAAGCCTCGTCGAATCCACATCGACGGGTACCCGAAAATTTCCGGTCGCATCGCCAAACTTATTGTGCGCATTGCGATTTCGGCTACACCGGCTTTACGGCCACGGGGCGGTAAGGGTAGGCTGTGTAAGACAGCGAAGGGGAGTAGCCCGCAATCGCATGGTCGACATACTGATCCGCCGAATCCGGCAGATCCGGCCATCCGAACCGGTTGTACCGGTGGGCGAGACCTTCGGCCGATGACAAAGACCGAATTTTTCGGGCACGTTGTCGGCTGAAGGCTCCGGTCTTCGGCCGACAGGCCGGAGGGAGCCAACCATGATCGCCGCCATCGTCTTGAGTTTCGGCGTCCTGTTCCTCGCCGAACTCGGCGATAAATCACAGTTGATGGCCCTGACCTTCGCCCTGCGGTATCGCTGGTGGGTGGTACTGGGCGGGATCACCGTGGCCAGCATCGCCGTCAATCTCATCGCCGTCGGCGTCGGGCACTTCCTCGGTGCGGCACTGCCCACGGATGTGATCGCGCTGTGCACCGGCGTCATCCTGCTGGGCGTTGGTATCTGGACGTTGTGGGCGAGCCGGCACGAGGACTCCGACGAGGAACCCGCCGACACCGGTCCCGCGGGTCCGGGCCGGGCATTCTTCATCGTGATCTCGGCCTTTCTGCTCGCCGAACTGGGTGACCGGACCATGTTCGCGACCATCGCGCTGGCCTCCAATCACAGCTGGCCCGCGGTCTGGATCGGCTCGGTCGCGGGCATGGTCGCCGCCGGTGGTCTGGCCATCGCGATCGGTATCTCGGTCGGCAAGCACATTCCCGAGCAGGCGATCGCCGTCGCATCCGGACTGTTGTTCCTCTACATCGGCGCCGCCACCCTGCTCGGTGCCCTCGCCCCGGACCTCGGCGCGGTGGGCGAATACTCGATCGCCGCGATCGTGCCGGCCGTCGCCGGCGCCATCCGGTGGTTTCGCGGCCGATCGGGCGCCGATCAGGTCGAGCAGCCGACCGAACCGCAGTCGCTGAATCAGCTCTGAGCGGGCGGCTCACCCTCGGCCATCGCCGCGATGCGGCGGGCCAGTCGGCCGGCGGCCGCACGCAATTCCGGTGGCTCCAGCACCTGCGTGTCGAAGGCCAGCTGGGCCACGTGCACCGCGAGCCAGTCCAGATCGTCCCCGCCGAGGGCGAGGACACACCAGCCGTCCCGATCGTCCTCGACCCGTCCCACCTGGGGCGGGATCAGCTCCCGCACCTGTTCGGGCCGGGCGCGCACCCGCACCCGCGCGATATGGCGATAGGGCGCCGCGGTCACCGCACGTTGCACGTATTCGACCGGGTCCGGATACTCGGTGAACCGGAAACGCCAGGTCGTGGCCGTCACCTCACGCATCCGGTCCAGGCGGAAGGTGCGCCAGTCGGCACGGTCGACATCGCGAGCCATCAGATACCAGCGACGCCCGGTGGTGACCATCCGGACCGGTTCGACCGTGCGTTCCCGTTCCGCGCCGTCGCGTCCGGCGTAGCGGAATCGCACCCGCACCGCGTCGCGGCAGGCACGGGCGAGGACGACCAGCAATTCGGCGTCTATCTCGATTCCCGGACCGACCAGCGTCTCGGTGGCGTCGTGGACGGCGCGCACCTCGGCCCGTAGTCGAGGCGGCATCACCTGATCCAGTTTGGCCAGTGCGCGCAGTGCCGCCGCACCGGCGCCGGCCACCGTGCCACCGGCCGCGAGCCGCAGCGAGACCGCGGTCGCGATGGCCTCCTCGTCGTCGAGCAGCAGCGGTGGCAGCCGGGTACCCGCGCCCAGCTGATAGCCGCCGCCGACGCCGGCCGTGGCATGAACCGGATATCCGATCGCGCGCAGCCGCTCGACATCGCGACGCACGCAGCGGTCGGTCACCGCGAGTTCGGCGGCCAGTTCGGCAGCGGTCCACGACGGCCTGCGTTGCAGGAGCGCCAGCAGTCGCAGCACCCGCTCGGTCGTGCCCTCGACGGTCATCGATTCATCGTCGCACGGATCACGGAACGATTCTGTCCGCGATATGCGGCAGGCTGTTGCCCATGACCGACCAGACCTGGAATTCCCTGCTCCGTGAGCAGATCGCCTGGCACTGGACCGAACAAGTACGTCCACGCCTGACCGGGCTCACCGACGACGAATACTTCTGGGAACCGACGCCTGACTGCTGGAATGTGCGCCGGCGCGGCACCGGTACCGCCCCCATCCAGGCCGGCGCAGGCGCGATGACCATCGACTTCGCCTGGCCGCCGCCCGATCCGCCACCGTTCACCACGATCGCCTGGCGCCTGGGACATGTGATCGTGGGCGTGCTCGCGATGCGCAATGCCTGGCATTTCGGAGGTCCGCCCACCGACTACGAGTCGTTCGAGTACCCCGAGACCGCCGCGGCGGCCCTGGACCGGCTCGATACCGAATACGCCCGCTGGGATGCCGGGGTCGCGGCCCTCGGCGCGGACGGACTCTCCCGAGCGGCCGGTGCCGCGGAAGGACCCTACGCCGAATACCCGATGTCCGCGTTGGTGCTGCACATCAACCGCGAGCTGATCCATCATCTTTCCGAGGTGTGTCTGCTCCGCGATCTCTACCTGCATACCGATCGAAACCGACAGGAGACCGACTGAGATGGCCCGCGATATCCAGATCACCTTCGACAGCGCCGATCCGGCCGCCACCGCGGCGTTCTGGGCCGAGGCCCTGGGCTACCGGCTGCAGGATCCGCCGACCGGATTCGAGACGTGGGAGCAGGCGCTGGAGGCGATGGGGGTGCCGCCGGAGAACCGCAACGACGCGTCGGCGGTGATCGACCCCGAGGGCTCCGGTCCGCGGCTGTTCTTCCAGAAGGTGCCCGAGGGCAAACAGGTCAAGAACCGCGTTCACCTGGATGTGCGGGCGGCACCCGGCCTGACCGGTGCCGCGCGCATGGCCGCGTTGGAGGACGAGGCCGCACGGCTGATCTCGCACGGCGCCACCCGGCTGCGGCGGCACGAACCCGCTCCCCCGCTCGGCGCCGGGCACATCGTGATGGCCGATCCCGAGGGCAACGAATTCTGCCTCGACTGATCAGCGGTGCCGCGACTCGGCGGTCGCGGCACCGAAGAGGTCACCGCTGCGGCGGACCAGGTCCAGCATGGGTTCCCGCAGCGCGCGCAGGCCGTTGAGGTCATCGGCGGCGACATGGGTCGTGACCATGGCGCTGAGGGCCGCGACCATGGTGCGGCAGGCGAAGCGTTGCTGATCGGTCCGGGCGTCGAGGATGTCGGCGACCAGGGAGACGAATGCTTCCTGGAGTTCGCCCCGGCGCGCGATCGCCTTCGGTCCGGCGGCGTAGACCTCGACCAGGAACAGCCGGGCATAAGCAGGCTCGGCGGCCAGCCCGTCCAGGTACGCGTCGAGCAGGGTGCCGATGGGCGGGGACGACTCCCGCGCGGCGACTGCCCGCAACGACTCCTGGATGTGCGCGAGCAGCAGTTCCACCGCACGCTCGTAGGCCGCCTCGAAACAGTCCTCCTTGGACCGGAACTGCTCGTAGAACGTCTCCCGCGACACCCCCGCGCGTTTGAGCACGGCCGCCACCGAGGTGCCGACGTACCCGTTGGCGGCCATCGCATCGGCCATGGCGGTGAGGATGCGGTCGCGCTGCGCACGAACCACCGTTTCACGCGGTATCCCGTGCCGGCCCCGAGGTAACCTGCGGTCCGCGGCGGCCGAGGTGGTCATGTGGCAACTCCATCGATCGATCGCGAATGCTTCGCGAAGCAAACTAGCTGGTTACCTTCCATTCTGCGCGGAATCGGTCGTCCCGCGGCGCACACCCCCGGCCGTGGCGACCGTTCCGCCCGATATGGTGCTGTTGACGGAAGGCCAGTACCCATAGGGCCGTCACTGACGAGAGGACCATCACCGTGGAGATTTCGGGCTCCGCCGCGATCATCACCGGAGCCGCATCCGGTCTGGGCGCCGCTACCGCAAAACGCTTCGCCGACCAGGGTGCGACCGTATTCGGTCTCGACCTCGCGCAGTCGATCGAACGGGCCGGCGACAGCGTTCCCGCTGGCGTCACCCTGATCCCGACCGACGTGACCAGCAACGACGAGGTCGCGGCCGCGGTCGCGAAGGTCGTCGAATCCGGTGTGCCGCCGCGGATCGTGGTCAACTGCGCCGGTGTGGGCTGGGCGGGACGCATCCTGTCCAAGAACGGCCCGCACGATCTGGAGCTGTTCCGCACCGTGATCACCGTGAACCTGCTGGGCAGCTTCAATGTGATGCGACTGGCCGCCGATGCCATCGCCAAGACCGAGCCGGTCGACGAGTACGGCCAGCGCGGCGTCGTCATCAACACCGCGTCGGTGGCGGCGTTCGAGGGCCAGGTCGGCCAGATCGCCTACTCGGCCTCGAAGGGCGGCGTCGCCGGTATGACCGTGCCGGCCGCACGTGACCTGGCGCAGTTCGGCATTCGCGTCAACACCATCGCCCCCGGCATCATCGACACCCCGATGCTGGCCGGCGTCACCGAGGAGTACCGCAAGGGCCTCGAGGCCGGTGTGCCGTTCCCGTCGCGCCTGGGCCGTCCGGACGAGTACGCGCAGCTCGCGCAGTACATCACCGAGCACGACTACCTCAACGGCGAGACCTTCCGCATGGACGGTGCGCTGCGCATGGCGCCGCGCTGACACCGGGAACGGATCGGCCTGCGGCGTCCGATACGTAAGGCTCGCACGGACTTCCGTGCGAGCCTTACGTATTCGCGGCGATGCGGATCAGACGGTCTTGGTGAGCCGATCCGCCAGCAGCTGGGCGAAGTGCGCCGGATCCTTCAGTTCGCCGCCCTCGGCGAGCACCGCTGTGCCGTAGAGCAACTGCGCGGTCGCGCCGAGGTCCTCGGATTTCCGGTCCTTGGCGTACGCATCGCGCAGCCCGGTGACCAGGGGATGCTCCGGATTGAGTTCCAGGATCCGCTTGGATTCCGGCAGCGCCTGGCCGGAGGCGCGGTACATCCGCTCGAGCTGCGGGGTGAAGTCGAAGACGTCACCGACGATGCAGGCCGGGGAGGTGGTCAGGCGCGAGGTCAGGCGGACCTCCTTGACGCTGTCGTCCAGCGTCTCCTGCAAGAACTTCAGCACCTCGCCGAAATCCTTCTCCTGCTGCTCGCGCAGCTGTTCGGAGGCCTTCTTCTCCTCTTCGGTCTCCAGATCCACCTCGCCCTTGGCGATGGACTGGAAAGCCTTGCCGTCGAACTCCGGCACCGAGCCGACCCACATCTCGTCGACCGGATCGGTGAGAACCAGCACCTCGAGTCCCTTGGCCTTGAAGGCCTCCATATGCGGAGAGTTCTCGATCTGCTGCCGGCTCTCGCCGGTCATGTAGTAGATCTTGTCCTGGCCCTCGGCCATCCGCTCGATGTACTGCGCCAGCGTGGTCGGCTCCGACTCGGAATGGGTCGACGCGAACGACGAGACCTGCAGAATGGTGTCGCGATTGTCGAAGTCCGACAGCAGGCCCTCCTTGAGGACCCGGCCGAATTCGTTCCAGAACGTGCGGTACTTGCTGTCCGCGCCGGCGTCCGCGGCGTCGCCCTCGGCTGCGCCCGCGCCCTGCAGATCCTTGATCGTCGAGAGCACCTTGCGCACCAGGCGCTTGCGGATCATCTGAATCTGCCGGTCCTGCTGCAGGATCTCGCGCGAGACGTTCAGCGACAGATCCTGCGCGTCCACCACACCCTTGACGAAACGCAAGTACTCCGGCATGAGTTCTTCGCAGTTGTCCATGATGAACACCCGGCGCACATACAGCTGCACACCGCGCTTGTGCTCACGCATGAACAGATCGAACGGAGCCTGCGACGGAATGAACAGCAGCGCTTGATATTCGAAGGTGCCCTCGGCCTTGAGCGGGATGATCTCGAGCGGATCGTCCCAGGCGTGCGAGACGTGCTTGTAGAACTCCTTGTACTCCTCGTCGGACACATCGCTGCGCGGGCGCGTCCACAGCGCCTTCTGCGAATTGAGTGTCTGCTCCTCGAGGATGGTCTGCTCGGTCTTCTCCTCACCCTCCCCCTCGGTGACGGTGCGCTCCACCTGCATCCGGATGGGCCAGGAGATGAAGTCCGAGTACTTCTTGACGATCTCGCGGAGCTTCCACTCCTGCGTGTAGTCGAAGAGGTGATCATCCTCATCGGCGCTCTTGAGATGCAGCGATACCGCGGTGCCCTGGGGCGCGTCGTCGAGGGTTTCGATGGTGTAGGTGGAACTGCCGGCGGCGGACTCCCAGCGGGTGCCCTCGGTTTCGCCGGCGCGGCGAGTGGTCAGGGTGACCTTGTCGGCCACCATGAAGGTCGAGTAGAAGCCGATACCGAACTGGCCGATCAGGTCCGCGGGAGCGGAGCCCGCGGAGCGACCCGAAGACTCGGCGTCGGCTCCGTTCATTTCCAGTAGCTGCCGGCGCAGTTCGCCGGTGCCGGATTTGGCCAGGGTGCCGATCAGATCGACGACCTCGGCGCGCGACATACCCACACCGTTGTCGCGCACGGTCAGCACCCGGGCGTCCGTATCCACCTCTAGCTCGATGTGCAGATCCGAGGTATCGACCTCGAGATCCTTGTCCCGGTACGACTCGAGCCGCAGCTTGTCGAGGGCGTCGGAGGCGTTCGAGATCAACTCGCGGAGGAATGTGTCCTTGTTCGAGTAGACCGAGTGGATCATCAGTTCCAGAAGCTGATGGGTCTCGGCCTGAAACTCCAGTTGTTCGACGTGATCGGTCACGTGCAGATATTACGACGGACCGGGCTCGGCTCGCGAAAGTCGGTCATCGCGGGCACCTCGGCATCGGCGCTGTGCGGGCCGGGGGTCGCGGGCGACATCCAATCCCGCAGCACCTGAGTGGCGCGCACATCGTCCTCGTTGTATTCGAGCAGGCGGATCCGCTGGGACTGATCGGGGTCGCCGTCGTAGCCGACCGCCAGCCGGTACCAGCTCATCGACGCCTCACCGCCGGCCTCGGGATCACGCCAGCCGAAGCCGGCCACCGGCGCGATCTTCTTCAGTCCTTTGCCGTTCGGGCAGATGAACTGTTCCGATACCGCCTGGAACATATCCACCCACTGCGGACCGTCGACGAAGGCGCGCACCTCGGCCTCGGTGGGCACCCCCGGCATTCCGGCGAATCGGCGGGCCGATTCGTAGAGCCATTTGTCCTCGGCCGTCCGGGAGTAGCAGTAGGCGGCGAAGGTCTTGCCCGCGGCGGCCGCGGCGGCGCGCACGCCCATCAGCCACGTCCAGAATTCGGCGAACGACCGCCCCTCGTCGACGGTGGGCAGCGGATCCCAGGTCAAGAAGGGGCGATAGACGCCGTCGAGCAGCGTGCCCCACAGATAAGCGCCGTATTCCTGATAGCTCTCCAGGTCGACGTCGACCTCCACATCGGCGCGCTGCACCCGGACCCGGTCCACCCGCCGGACCAGCGGAGCGCCCGAAATCCAGGCACGCGCGGTGACGACCGTTTCACCGAACGGCTCGTACTGCCAATCCTCGGGCTCGGGACCGGTCCAGGCCGCGAGATCGTCGATGGTCTGCACGCCGTGCCGGCGCAGCAGTTCGGCCCGCGAACCCGGGGCGACGAGACTGACATCGCGGTACGCGGCCAACCACCCTTCGCAGCTCAAGGCGGGCGGCCGGTCCGGGTCCTCGCTCTGGGGCGCTCGCGACCACCACGGGCACTGACGGCATTCGGGCACCTTGGACGGAACGGTCGGCAGCTCACCGCGGACCACCGCGATCCGATCGGCGTAGCGGCGGTCGTACTCCTCGAGCACGAGCGTCAGATCGTGGACCAGAATCCGGTCGAAGTGATAGCCGATCGCCCCGCCCACCAGGGCCGGGCCGGCGAAGCCGTGGCGCTGCAGCATCCGGTACAGATGTGCGAGGCGTTGCTGATCGCGCGGCTGGGTCCGGATACGCACATGCCGGTCCGGCTGCGGATTCCAGTGGTACAGATCCGAGGTCGTGGGATGGAAATCGGCCGGATCGGGCTGACGCGGATCGGTCACCTTGTGGTTGACCACGATGATCGGGATATAACCGCCCCGGTCCGGGTCGCGCAGCAGGATCTCGCACCCGCCGCGCCGGCCGGTATCGGGCTCCTGCGGCAGGACCGCACCCCAGATTCGTTGCGCCCCTTCGGCACATGCCCGCAGTGTCGCCGCCGCACGGACACTCGCGGGCTGATCGGGATCGATGACCACCCACTGCTCCGGATCGGCGGCGACGAGGGTGTCGCGCACCTCGGCCCGATGGGCGGTGGCGGCCTCGCGGCGCTGTCTGACCCCGGCGTCCTCGGAGATGCCGAGCAACCGCTCGGGGTGGGTGGCATCCAGATGCAGCCGGTGGCGGCACCCGACCAGTGCGCGCGCGTCCACATAGGCGATTCGCGGGGCGGCGGACTCCGAATTCGTGGCGGTGACCACGCCCTCGGCAGCCGCGACGGTTCTCGACGCAGACACCTGTCGCTCGTCGCCACCGCCGTCGTCTTCGTGACCGTCCTGGTCGCCGCTGCCCGAATACACGCTATGCAGTATGGTCCCTCCCCCCGACAACCTCGCCAACCGCATCATGCGTCTCTCCCGCTACAGTTGGCGCAAACCGTGTGGCATGTGGGTACATCCGCATGACGGAAACTTCGTGACGGAGGGCCTTTCGATGGGGTTGTTCACCAAGCGCAAGCGTCGTGCCGACCGTAAAGCCGAGGCGAAAGCTCTCAAGCACAAGGCCGCGATGGAGGCCAAACTCGGCGCCCGCAACGAACGCAAGCGCAACCGTGCCGAACTCCGGACCCAGCGCGAGGTGGCCAAGGCCCAGATCGCGGCGTTGAAGGCGGAGGAGAAGGCGGCCGCCAAGACAGCCGAGCGCGCCGAGCGGGATCCGTTCAGCGCCAGTCAGGTGAAGAAGTATCTGGGCGTCGCGCGGGTGCTGGTACCGGTGCTGGCGCCGCTGGCCTATCGAGCCGCCACCTTCATTCGCGGACAGATCGACACCCGCCGGGCCCACCAGCTCGGTGTCGGCATCGGCGATCTGGGTAATTTCACCGGCCACGGCGCTCGGCTGCAGGCCCGCATCTCCGGAGTCGAATCGACCCTGGACGGGATCGCGGACAGCGGCGGCCACTCCGGTGATAACCAGAAGTTCGTGGCCGCCACCCGGGACCGGCTGAGCAGTCTGTCGGCCGCGGTGCGGACCTCCGAGCAGATGCCGGCGCCGCGGCGGCGCGCGGTGCACGCCTCCATCTCCAACGAACTCTCCGGCGTCGAAGCCGATATTCTCGCGCGCCTCGGCGTGCACTGACCGCCGATATCCGCCATGCCCCACCGTGATCGGCCGACCGGGAGATCCGCGCCCTCGCGGCGCGTGATCCGCCGGCCCGGCACGGACGCGGTGCGCGGTGGACTGGTCGGCGCGGCCACGGTCGTGCTCGCGGTGGCGGCGCACGGCTGGGCCGGAGGCGGATCTCCCGACTCGTCGGCGCTGGCGTTACTGCTGCTGAGCGCGGTGGCCACCGGCGCCGCGGCGGCGTGGCTGCCCGCGATCGGCGGTATGCGGGGGCGGGCGACGGTGGTCGCCGTCCTCGGCGCGGGACAAACCGCCGCACATCTCGCGCTGAGTCTGCTACCCGCTCACGGCGGCGGCGACACAGCGTGTGGTGAGGGTCTTTTCGCCATCGGCGTCCCGGGTGGCTGGATGGCGGTGGCACATACGGTCGCCACCGTCGTCTGCGCACTGCTCATCGTGGCCGCCGAACGGTTGTACGCCGCGGTGTCCCGCTCGGTCCGAGCGGTCACCAGCCGGCCCCGGGCATTGCCCGGCATCACCACCGCACGGTGGCGTCCCTCCGCTTCGCGGCAGTGGCAGCGGCTCAGCGGTCGCGCGGCGGGCTCCCGCGCACCACCGGTACTCGCCTGATCCGATCCCACACCTCAGGCATTTCGCCACGTACCGAGAAAGTCATCCATCGTGAGTTCACGCATGCCCACCGCGGTGTCGCGCACCCTGCTCGCCACCGGCGCCGCCGCCGGCTTCGCCCTGCTCGCCACCGGAACCGCGGCCGCGCACGTCACGGCCGACGCCCCGGGCGCGGCACAGGGCGGCTACGCCGTCGTCACCTTCCGGGTGCCGACCGAATCGGCGACCGCATCGACCACCAAGCTGACCGTCGCGCTGCCGCAGCTGTCCTCGGCCCGCACCGAACCGCTGCCGGGCTGGACGGCCCGCACCGAGAAGAACGACAAGAACCAGTTCACCTCCGTCACCTGGACCGCCGATCCCGGCAACCCGGGTATCACCGCGGAGCAGTTCCAGCGCTTCACCCTCGCGGTCGGCCCGCTGCCGAAGCAGGACAAGATCAGCTTCCCGGCCACCCAGACCTACAGCGACGGCAAGGTCGTCAACTGGAACGAGCCCATGCCCGCCGACGGCGCCGAACCCGAACATCCCGCGCCGTCGGTCTCGCTGGGCGCCGCCGGATCCCACGACGAGCACGGCGGCACGGCGGCCGCCGACAGTGATTCCGGCACCGGCTCCGAATCCGACGACACCGCTCGCTGGCTCGGCGGGATCGGGCTCGCACTGGGCGCACTGGGCGCCGCGCTGGGACTGGGCAGCCTGATCCGGAGCCGGCGCGCATGATGCGGCGCCTCCTGCTCTCCCTCGCCACCGTGCTGGCGCTGGGCGGCCTCGCGATCACGGTGGCCGGTCCGGCCGGTGCGCATTCGTCGGTGGTCTCCTCCGACCCCGCCGACGGCGCGAAGCTCGAGACCGGCCCGGCCCGGGTGAGCTTCACCTTCAACGAGAACCTGCAGCCGAGTTTCCCGTCGCTGACCGTCGTCGGTCCCGACAAGAATCTGTGGTCGAAGGGTAAGCCCGTGGTGGACGGCCCGACCGTCAGTGTCGAGGTCGGGGACCTCGGCCCGGCCGGGACCTACACCATGGCCTTCCGGGTCACCTCGGCCGACGGGCATCCGGTCAGCGGTACCCGCACTTTCGAGCTGACGAAACCCGGTCAGGGCACACCCGGTCCGAAGGCCGACGCGGCGAGCAACTCCGGCGGTGGTGGCGATTCCGGCGGTGTTCCGCTGTGGGTCTTCATCGTCGCGGCGGTCATCCTGTTCGGCGGCGGATTGGCTTTCGCCTTGTTCGGCGGTCGCTCCCGGCGTTCGGGTAGCGGCGGCACACCATGAGATCGGGGACGACCGGCGGTAGTTCGAGCGCGCTGCGATACGCGTTGCTCCTGGTCGTCCCGGCCGCCCTGGTGGGCGTCGTCGCCGGTTGGGCCCTGGCCGCGCCGGATCCGGTGCAGGCCGAGGCGCCGGTGCGCACCCTCGCCGACGGGCTGGGCGCCACCGTGGTGGGCCTGGCCGCCCTCCCCCGCCTGCACGACCGACTGCGGCCCGCGTGGCGCATGCTGGCCGTCTTCGGCGGGCTGTGGGCCGTCACCGAATTCGTCCTGCTGGCCACCGAGGCGGCCGAGGTGGTGGGCGTTTCGGTGGGCCGATTGCGGGCGCGCGATTTCGGTGACTACCTCGCCCATGTCAGCGGGGGTCAGATCGGTATCGCCGTGTTGATCGGTACCGCCGCCGTGGCCGGCTACAGCACCCTGGCCTATCGCCGACCGGACCACGCGACCGCCGATCTGGTGCTCGTCTTCGCCGCGGTGACGCTGGTGTTGCGGCCGATCACCGGCCATATGTCGCAACAGACGCTGGGTTCGGTGCTGGCCGCGGTCCACGCCCTCGCCGCGGCGGCCTGGTTCGGCGTCCTGCTGGCCCTGGCTCTGGTCGTGCGCACCCGCGGTGAATGGGCGGTGATCCTGCCGCGGTATTCCGGCTGGGCACTGCCCGCGATCGGGGCGGTCACGGTCACCGGGGTATGCAACGGGCTGGTCCGGATCGGCGATCCGGCGGCCTTGATCGACAGCGGCTACGGGCGCATCCTGCTGGCCAAGACGGTGATGGTGCTCGCCCTGCTCGTACTGGGCTGGTGGTGGCGGCGCAGTTGGGTGCCACGGGCGACCGACCATCGGATGAGCGCCGACTCCTCGCTGCGGCGGGCGCTGATCGAGGTCGCGGTGATGGGTTCGGTGTTCGGATTGGCGGCGACGTTATCGGTGACGGCCTGAGCCGGTCGGCCGCTGGATAGGGCCTCCGAACTGGAGTGATAGCAATTACATCCGATCCGGGACGATCTGAAACACGTTACATTTACTGTCATGACCGCAGTGAAGATCGTCGCCGAGTGCGCCGCCTCCGCCGAGACCGCGTTCGACTATGTCAACGATTACCGGCATCTGCCGGAATTCGTCACCGAGGTCCATTCCTTCCGCCCGGTCACCGATCAGGTGGCCGGACTGGGCGCCAGTTTCGACACCGAGATCAAACTGGGCCCGGCCTCGCTGACCTCGCGGCTGCAGATCGTGCGCTGGGAGAAGAACGTCGCGATCGCCGTGAAGGCCGTCACCGGATTCGAGATCGAATCCACCTTCCTGTTCCATCCGCGTGACGAACACGCCTGCACGGTGGACGCCATCGTCGAATACCGGGTCCCGGGCGGTATCGCGGGCAAAGTACTGGGGAAGACGATCGAGCCGTTCGTGAAGATGTCGGTCAAGCACACCGCGCACAATCTGACGACCAGAATCGCGGAGTACGGGCAGGACCGCTAGCCGTTCCTGCCAGGAAGGTCTCAGGATCTCCGAGGCCCCGTCATGGCAAGCTAGTCCGGTGACCGATTCAGCAAACCAAGTGGCAACCGCCGACCTCGCCGATGAGATCGGCCCCGAGATCCGCAGCTGTGACACACAGTTCACGCAGTTCGGCGGCCATCCGGTGTTCAGTGGCCGGATTGTCACCATTCGCTGCTTCCAGGACAACCTGTTGGTCAAGCAGACTCTCAGCGAACCCGGTGAGGGCCGAGTGCTCGTCGTGGACGGCGGCGCGAGTGTGCACACCGCCCTCGTGGGCGACATCATCGCCGGCCGCGGTGTCGACAACGGCTGGTCCGGCGTCGTCGTGAACGGCGGCGTACGCGACTCCGCGATCCTGCGCACCCTGAATATCGGCATCAAGGCGCTGGGAACCAATCCGCGCAAGAGCACGCAAACCGGCTCCGGCGAACGTGACGTGCCGGTGGAATTCGGCGGGGTGACCTTCGTCCCCGGCGAGGTGCTCTACAGCGATCACGACGGGATCGTCGTCCGCGCGGAATGACCCACCGATCGCCGCCGGAGCACCCGCCAGCGGCGGGTTATCCC
The genomic region above belongs to Nocardia spumae and contains:
- the rraA gene encoding ribonuclease E activity regulator RraA; the encoded protein is MTDSANQVATADLADEIGPEIRSCDTQFTQFGGHPVFSGRIVTIRCFQDNLLVKQTLSEPGEGRVLVVDGGASVHTALVGDIIAGRGVDNGWSGVVVNGGVRDSAILRTLNIGIKALGTNPRKSTQTGSGERDVPVEFGGVTFVPGEVLYSDHDGIVVRAE
- a CDS encoding copper resistance D family protein, giving the protein MRSGTTGGSSSALRYALLLVVPAALVGVVAGWALAAPDPVQAEAPVRTLADGLGATVVGLAALPRLHDRLRPAWRMLAVFGGLWAVTEFVLLATEAAEVVGVSVGRLRARDFGDYLAHVSGGQIGIAVLIGTAAVAGYSTLAYRRPDHATADLVLVFAAVTLVLRPITGHMSQQTLGSVLAAVHALAAAAWFGVLLALALVVRTRGEWAVILPRYSGWALPAIGAVTVTGVCNGLVRIGDPAALIDSGYGRILLAKTVMVLALLVLGWWWRRSWVPRATDHRMSADSSLRRALIEVAVMGSVFGLAATLSVTA
- a CDS encoding SRPBCC family protein, which translates into the protein MTAVKIVAECAASAETAFDYVNDYRHLPEFVTEVHSFRPVTDQVAGLGASFDTEIKLGPASLTSRLQIVRWEKNVAIAVKAVTGFEIESTFLFHPRDEHACTVDAIVEYRVPGGIAGKVLGKTIEPFVKMSVKHTAHNLTTRIAEYGQDR